A genomic stretch from Puntigrus tetrazona isolate hp1 chromosome 6, ASM1883169v1, whole genome shotgun sequence includes:
- the avpr2b.1 gene encoding oxytocin receptor has translation MSVLTFNLSNATLEIEATGDEPRNERLAQIEIALLSVIFLCASTLNFGLLLVLWKKRQQVSRMRVFVTHLCLADLVVAFFQVCPQLMWDITDRFVGPDLVCRLVKYLQIVGMFASTYMIVVMTVDRYQAICNPMVTFQRRRARWNLPVCVAWLASFVFSVPQLFIFSRVQIAPGIYDCWAEFVQPWGPKAYVTWTTLVIFLVPVVTVTVCQVRICRALQINLYLKTQQQQQQGGFKEQPYPLSSRTSNVASVSKSRIKTVKMTVVIVLAYTVCWAPFFTVQLWSVWDADAPTETATFTILMLLASLNSVANPCIYLLFTVKFPKLLGTLLCMKHAHMKEPLPEDATMVSSLYLSFKSHSDIR, from the exons ATGTCCGTGCTTACATTTAACTTAAGCAATGCAACTTTGGAGATAGAAGCCACCGGAGATGAACCCCGGAACGAGCGTTTAGCTCAAATCGAGATCGCGCTGCTGAGCGTCATCTTTCTTTGCGCATCAACTCTGAACTTCGGTCTGCTTCTGGTTTTGTGGAAGAAGAGACAGCAAGTGTCCAGAATGCGCGTGTTTGTGACCCATCTCTGCTTGGCGGACCTGGTGGTCGCTTTTTTCCAGGTGTGTCCGCAACTGATGTGGGACATAACCGACCGCTTCGTCGGTCCCGACCTCGTATGTCGTCTGGTCAAGTATCTGCAGATCGTCGGCATGTTCGCCTCCACTTACATGATAGTTGTGATGACCGTCGACCGTTATCAGGCGATCTGCAATCCCATGGTGACTTTCCAGAGGCGACGCGCGCGCTGGAACCTGCCGGTCTGCGTCGCGTGGCTTGCGTCGTTCGTCTTCAGCGTCCCGCAGCTGtttattttctccagggttCAGATCGCCCCGGGTATCTACGACTGCTGGGCAGAGTTCGTTCAGCCGTGGGGACCTAAAGCGTACGTGACGTGGACGACGCTGGTGATATTTCTGGTGCCCGTCGTGACCGTGACCGTGTGCCAGGTGCGCATCTGCCGCGCGCTCCAGATCAACCTGTACCTGAAgacccagcagcagcagcagcagggagGCTTTAAAGAACAACCGTACCCTCTTTCCTCCAGAACCAGCAACGTGGCGTCGGTTTCCAAGTCTCGAATCAAGACCGTGAAGATGACGGTGGTGATCGTACTCGCATACACCGTCTGCTGGGCTCCGTTCTTTACCGTTCAGCTTTGGTCTGTGTGGGATGCCGACGCTCCTACCGAGA ctgcAACCTTCACCATCCTCATGTTGCTGGCGAGCCTGAACAGCGTGGCCAATCCATGCATCTACCTGCTTTTCACTGTGAAGTTTCCTAAACTGCTGGGAACCCTCCTGTGCATGAAACACGCACACATGAAGGAGCCTCTGCCTGAGGACGCTACGATGGTCAGCTCTCTGTATCTGAGCTTCAAAAGCCACTCGGACATACGTTGA
- the trnt1 gene encoding CCA tRNA nucleotidyltransferase 1, mitochondrial, with translation MWAKLFLRPSFVTRLHHLTWSRRSLVTMQLKTKEFESLFTDGLVGLAEMFEKNQFELRIAGGAVRDLLSGKRPEDVDFATTATPEEMKNMFQAEGVRMINNKGEKHGTITARLHDENFEVTTLRVDVQTDGRHAEVEFTTDWQKDAERRDLTINSMFLGLDGTLYDYFQGYEDLKNRQVKFVGSASLRIQEDYLRILRYFRFYGRVTTEPGQHEPETLEAIRENARGLAGISGERIWVELKKMLVGNHADHLLELVYELGLAQYTGLPADGNVVEMKQIWQKAHDSSPKPMTILAALFRSQDDVEKLDLRLKLSREEKNLGLFLVKYRRDLVKGQDEHDNMKPYTDFIIDSREPDSQSKVLELLKYQGEKKLLDELSRWSIPRFPVSGHDLRKLGFTSGKEIGIILQELRDMWKKSHYQMSKEELLATLSTS, from the exons ATGTGGGCTAAATTATTTCTGCGCCCCTCGTTTGTCACTCGCCTTCATCATCTCACGTGGAGTCGCAGATCATTAGTCACAATGCAACTGAAAACTAAAGAGTTTGAGTCCTTATTTACCGACGGACTGGTTGGCCTGGCTG AAATGTTTGAGAAGAACCAGTTTGAGCTGAGGATTGCAGGAGGGGCGGTTCGTGACCTTCTGTCAGGAAAACGGCCTGAAGATGTGGATTTTGCCACCACAGCCACTCCAGAGGAGATGAAGAACATGTTCCAGGCAGAAGGAGTGAGGATGATCAACAACAAAGGAGAGAAACACGGGACCATTACTGCCAGG CTTCATGATGAGAACTTTGAAGTGACCACTTTGCGAGTGGATGTACAGACCGACGGGCGGCATGCAGAGGTGGAGTTTACCACCGACTGGCAGAAAGATGCAGAGCGCAGAGATCTCACCATCAACTCCATGTTTCTTG GGTTGGATGGAACTCTCTATGATTATTTCCAAGGATATGAGGACCTCAAGAACCGTCAAGTTAAATTTGTTGGCAGCGCCTCGCTACGGATCCAAGAGGACTACCTTCGAATTCTGAGATATTTCAG ATTTTATGGGCGGGTGACAACTGAGCCTGGGCAACATGAACCTGAGACTCTGGAGGCAATAAGGGAGAATGCCAGAGGATTGGCAGGAATCTCAGGTGAGAGGATCTGGGTGGAACTGAAGAAGATGCTGGTTGGAAACCATGCTGATCACCTGCTTGAGCTTGTCTATGAGTTGGGCCTTGCCCAGTACACAG GTCTTCCAGCAGATGGCAATGTTGTGGAGATGAAGCAGATCTGGCAGAAGGCTCATGACAGCTCTCCTAAACCAATGACTATCCTGGCAGCTCTGTTCCGAAGCCAGGATGATGTGGAGAAACTGGATCTGCGATTGAAACTATCCAGAGAGGAGAAAAATCTGGGTCTCTTTTTGGTCAAATACAGACGAGACCTCGTTAAGGGACAGGACGAACATGACAACATGAAACCATACACAGATTTCATCATTGAT TCTAGAGAGCCGGATTCCCAGAGTAAAGTACTGGAGCTGCTGAAATATCAGGGAGAAAAGAAACTCTTAGATGAGCTGAGCAGGTGGTCCATTCCGCGCTTCCCAGTGAGTGGGCATGACCTACGAAAACTGGGTTTTACCTCTGGTAAAGAGATTGGCATCATCCTTCAGGAGCTAAGGGACATGTGGAAGAAGAGCCACTATCAGATGAGTAAAGAGGAACTCCTGGCCACCCTCAGCACATCCTGA
- the arl6ip5a gene encoding ADP-ribosylation factor-like 6 interacting protein 5a translates to MAKVEIAPLRSWDDFYPGTERFAKPDPRDPAKWNNRVVSNLLYYQTNYLVLAIIVFLIVGFLNPVSMFTGAAVVASVFIGSVWAGENKAFIKKFKKENPTLFVFLVMVVSYLLMSLFGGVMVLLLGIKLPLLLIFAHASLRLRNMKNKLENKMESAGLKKSPMGIILEALGQQEENLNKIQDFLESKLKE, encoded by the exons ATGGCTAAAGTGGAGATCGCCCCTTTGAGAAGCTGGGATGATTTCTACCCAGGCACTGAGCGCTTCGCCAAACCAGATCCGCGAGATCCGGCGAAATGGAACAACAGAGTGGTCAGCAACCTGCTATACTATCAAACAAACTATCTGGTGTTGGCAATCATTGTATTCCTAATTGTAGG GTTCTTGAACCCTGTGAGCATGTTCACGGGTGCAGCAGTGGTCGCTTCTGTCTTCATCGGCTCCGTATGGGCCGGGGAGAACAaagcattcatcaaaaaattCAAGAAGGAGAACCCTACCCTGTTTGTGTTTCTGGTGATGGTTGTGAGCTACTTACTCATGTCGCTCTTCGGTGGAGTTATGGTGCTCTTGCTAGGAATCAAGCTGCCTCTTCTAC TGATCTTCGCACACGCATCGCTTCGCCTACggaacatgaaaaacaaacttgAGAATAAGATGGAGAGTGCCGGACTCAAGAAATCACCCATGGGAATCATACTCGAAGCACTGGGTCAACAAGAAGAGAACCTCAATAAAATTCAAGACTTTCTGGAGAGCAAGCTCAAGGAGTGA